The Salvelinus alpinus chromosome 21, SLU_Salpinus.1, whole genome shotgun sequence genome has a segment encoding these proteins:
- the mmp20b gene encoding matrix metalloproteinase-20, with protein sequence MHLLFCWTCVLVLVLPGPCSTAPTSIPEEEVTALLTGQTQEDLKLATEYLRHYYNLKKEQPLARIKRYLPSFTSKVKDMQSFFGLNTTGSLDSDTLEVMRTPRCGVSDVEDYSHNNRVNRWNNNVITYSIGRYTSDLPHSTVDSLIESALSVWASASTLTFVRSRTQRADIMVEFATFEHGDAYPFDGSKGTLAHAFGPGEGIGGDAHFDDDETWTAGSKGFNLYLVAAHEFGHSLGLRHSQNPESLMYPTYKSSRSSHNLLSKEDIAIINSLYGPKNSQPYYYSRHGWNPLYNPWFLGSHFPLMMQNKCSADLSFDAVSTLGDATFFFKDKYLWIKHNQQYDIKEGPINNFMPKIESKIDAAFWVPRRSTAYLIHESMYWTVKGSIVKGKPKPIGNFGFPPWVQKVDAAVHIVKTGRTLFFIHDIYYSYNENRRVMDAGYPQYISDDFQGLNTTIDAAVYKDGVIYFFVGPHVYKYDYTQKQVVGTEKANTWLGC encoded by the exons ATGCATCTTCTGTTCTGTTGGACCTGTGTTCTGGTCTTGGTTCTGCCTGGTCCATGTTCTACAGCTCCTACATCTATTCCTGAAGAAGAGGTCACGGCACTCCTCACAGGACAGACCCAAGAGGACCTAAAGCTGGCCACA GAGTACCTCCGGCATTATTACAACCTGAAGAAAGAGCAACCTTTGGCTCGGATCAAGAGGTACCTGCCCTCGTTCACCTCCAAGGTGAAGGACATGCAGAGCTTCTTTGGCCTCAACACCACAGGCAGTCTGGACTCTGACACCCTGGAGGTGATGAGGACCCCTCGCTGTGGGGTCTCTGATGTGGAGGACTACAGTCACAACAACCGAGTCAACCGCTGGAACAACAACGTCATCACCTACAG CATTGGCAGGTACACCAGTGATTTGCCTCACAGCACGGTGGACTCTCTGATCGAGTCGGCGCTCAGCGTCTGGGCCAGTGCCAGCACTCTGACCTTTGTCAGGTCACGCACACAGAGGGCCGACATCATGGTGGAGTTTGCTACCTTTG AGCACGGTGATGCTTACCCGTTTGATGGGTCTAAGGGCACTTTGGCACATGCCTTTGGCCCTGGAGAGGGAATTGGAGGCGATGCCCACTTTGACGATGATGAAACTTGGACGGCAGGGTCAAAGG GGTTCAACCTGTATCTAGTGGCAGCCCATGAGTTTGGTCATTCCTTAGGCTTAAGGCACTCCCAAAACCCAGAGTCACTGATGTATCCTACATACAAATCCAGTCGCAGTTCACACAACCTGCTCTCCAAAGAGGACATAGCAATAATCAACTCACTTTACG GTCCAAAAAACAGTCAGCCATATTACTACTCCAGACATGGCTGGAATCCACTTTACAACCCCTGGTTCCTGGGTTCCCACTTCCCTCTGATGATGCAGAACAAATGTTCAGCTGACCTGTCCTTTGATGCTGTCTCTACCCTGGGGGATGCCACCTTCTTTTTCAAAGACAA GTATCTATGGATCAAGCACAACCAGCAATATGATATAAAAGAAGGTCCTATCAACAACTTCATGCCAAAGATTGAATCCAAAATTGATGCTGCCTTCTGGGTCCCTCGGCGATCCACTGCTTACCTGATTCATG AATCCATGTACTGGACGGTGAAGGGTTCCATTGTGAAAGGCAAACCTAAACCCATCGGCAACTTTGGCTTCCCACCATGGGTTCAGAAAGTAGATGCAGCGGTACACATCGTAAAAACAGGACGCACGCTGTTCTTCATTCACGACATTTACTACAG TTATAATGAAAACCGAAGAGTGATGGATGCTGGATACCCACAGTACATCAGTGATGATTTCCAAGGGCTCAATACTACTATCGATGCAGCTGTCTACAAAGATG GCGTCATCTACTTCTTCGTTGGACCACACGTGTACAAGTACGATTATACCCAGAAACAAGTTGTTGGAACTGAGAAAGCAAATACTTGGCTCGGATGCTAG